The nucleotide sequence AATGCGCGACAAACTCATCCATTTTTATTTTGGTGTTGACCGGGAGGCTGTTTGGCTTACCGTGAAAGAACGCATTCCGACAATCCGACCGATTTTCGAGCTGATACTTCGAGATATGGAGAAAAATAAAAAATGATTTATGGATCGGAGCTGCGGAGGTAGCGAGTCAATCAAAAATGGCTAAGAAAACCAAAAAAGAGAAACATACCCAAAAACGAAAAGAGATGCGCAGACGCCAAAAGGCCCGCCAACAAGCATTACCTAAAATCCTGATTTTTAACTCCCATCAGATTTTTGGGACAAACGTTTAAGTTTTATATGCAAGATAAAGGCTGATGAACAACATCCAAAATATATATGCATCCATTCCCGACGAGATTCCCAAAGAATTATTCCAGGATATCTTGAAAACGGACCGCTTTAAAATTGAACGAATTGTATCAAAAGGGCACGCTTCGCCGGAAGGGTTCTGGTATGATCAAAAAGAACATGAATGGGTCATTTTG is from Candidatus Desulfatibia profunda and encodes:
- a CDS encoding cupin domain-containing protein, whose product is MNNIQNIYASIPDEIPKELFQDILKTDRFKIERIVSKGHASPEGFWYDQKEHEWVILLKGRAGLLFEGNDKIIELKPGDYINIPARLKHRVQWTDPDVETVWLAVIYI